From the genome of Deferribacteraceae bacterium V6Fe1:
TATACTCACTGCACACGCAGTTAGGTTTATCAGGGCACCTTGTCAATTTTTTATCAATTAGCCCAGGTGCATTCCAGTTTTTTGACATTACACTCATTGAAATCAATATTGCAATCATCACAATTGCAGCAAAAAACAAAACAATAAAAAATATCTTCACTGTTTACTCCATTGTCAAATCAATGATTTTATCTTGTAAAAGCAAAATATACCATTAATATTGACCAAAAAAAATATACAATAATAGAAACCCAAAACCCAATCGGCTGAGATTTCCTAAAATATGGCCCACCTTTGCAATAAACTTTGCCTGTAATGAGTCCGACAATTGCTACAACAGCAGTTATTAAACCTATGATAATAAGTAAAAGTTTGGTTAGAATAATTTATTACCTCTTTAAGCTTTAATAAGATAATTTTAACATAAAAACAAAAATATTTCCTAAAATTTTATTTGCTTAAATTTAGTATCCTTAAAGCTCCCCTTATTACTATAACAAAAACGATTGCTCCAACAATCAAGTCAGGTTTATTGGAATTTAGCAGATTCACCATTAGTCCTGCTACAATTACGCCTAAATTTATAACTACATCATTTGAAGTAAAAATCATACTTGCCTTCATATGTGCTTCATCCTTCCCCTTTGCCTTTTGCAAAATATATAAACAAGCCGCATTTGCAATAAGGGCTAAAATGGAAACAATTATCATTGTTGAGAAATCAGGCAATTTTTCAAGCCCTAAAAATCTTCTCAAAACCTCTACAAAGCCAATAGCAGCCAAGATTATTTGAAAATAACCAGCAAGCCTTGCAATCTTTTTCTTAGTTAAAATTGAGCCACCTACCGCAAACAAACTTATTCCGTAAACAAAACTATCGGCCAACATATCCAAACTGTCAGCAACAAGTCCCATTGAATTTGAGATAAACCCGGTTGTCATCTCTATCATAAAAAATGCAAAGTTAATAAAAAGTACAGACATAAGTACTTTTCTCTGCTGCGAATTTTCATCCGATTCTATTTGCTCAACATCTTCAGATAAAATTATTTTTCCGCCGAGATTAAGCTCAAGTATTAATTTTTCTATAACTTCTACTTCACCATTATGGTAAACAGAAAGCATT
Proteins encoded in this window:
- a CDS encoding cation transporter, translated to MLKTIFEISKMDCPSEENLIRMKLDGVASIAKLDFDIPNRMLSVYHNGEVEVIEKLILELNLGGKIILSEDVEQIESDENSQQRKVLMSVLFINFAFFMIEMTTGFISNSMGLVADSLDMLADSFVYGISLFAVGGSILTKKKIARLAGYFQIILAAIGFVEVLRRFLGLEKLPDFSTMIIVSILALIANAACLYILQKAKGKDEAHMKASMIFTSNDVVINLGVIVAGLMVNLLNSNKPDLIVGAIVFVIVIRGALRILNLSK